ACctcaaaatatattaacaaatggcaaaaaatagagttaatatctcaaaagatcACTCAACTTTAATAATTTATCTAGCAAAGTCActgaactttgttttgtatcattAAAATCACTATTCTTAGACCTttctatcaataaaatcactcaatcaattttatcattaaaaaaaagtattggcatggcaaaataaattattatttttatatcatgtaaatataaatttcacaattaaataaaattaaataaatctcATTTAGGACTTTTCACTTCCTCTCACAAttcttttttcaagaaaatcaattgaaatgtatgtccaaacacaattttaaatctcaaaacttatttgtcaaaaatttttaaaaataattttttcaagctTGAACAAATATATGTCAACGTTAGCAAACTGTGGAATTCCAAAGGAAAAATAAGATCTTTACCAAATTATATTTAGTAAGAAACATCTAAATATATTACACGCCGAAGaactttttaattaataaatacttgttctattttttatatttgtttagtatttttcttcctattttggatttaatttgttgttttgcTTAAATACTTAAACTCGTATTtgtatattctattttttttttcttgtttaggAGGCAAACTAAATATTATGGTATTACAGTAATACCAAAATATGTTTcactaagaaaaaataattcatttatttattaaatcacgacataaattaaacaataatatcataaaaaaatatttgtttccaTGATTAAGTGTGTCCGAActtttttaaataagttttctttaatttcatttattcaTGGGTCCATGTTTATATggcataaaaataataatttatttttctatgtcaatttttttgaatgataaatttgattgagtgattttattgatagaaAGGTCCAAGtttagtgattttattgatacaaaacaaagtttaatgactttaaTAGATAAATTCTTAAAGTCGAGTgactttttgagatattaactccaaAAAATGTAGCAAGAGTTTGGCTAAAAAATGGCAGCGTACTAGCAGTAGCTCCATCCATATGTGGCAGCACACTATCTCAAAGTAGTCACAAATTTAGTCTGAAGATATAGCCACAAAGAAATTGGCAATTGAAAGAGTGTTTGCAATGCAGAGGCTCCAAGTTGTAGACGTTGCTAGATAGCAAGAACTCAATCGTCCATTAAGTTTTCTTGTTTGAAAGACAAATTGGGTGGGTTAATGTTACATATTAGGTCGGGTTAAGTTATTGGGGCGGGGCGGGTTAtatccaaatttaatttattttaaattgaattgTTCATTTAATCTCAATCGTACATGTGTCATTTGTTAGTCATAAGGGTATATTTAGCTCGAAAGTATAACGGTAGAGGTATATTTAGCCCGAAAATATAACTAGgaatatatttaaactatttcctATAGTACAAGGGTATATTTGGCCTTTGCCGTATAAATGACTCGTTTGATTCATCTAGTTAGCTTGTAGTTCACATTGACTTATAAGAAACTTTGTCAAAATTTGTTTATAAGATGTTATATTTGATAGGTTATATAGTcctaaacaattaattataagaaaatttattaattattatcaggCACTTAAATGAATGGTTATCAATTCATCCAAAATTTGATAATTACCTAAGAAAATCATACAACTATTATTATTTCTCTAAATATTTCAAATGCATAAGTAAGACCTTCTGATAAATTCAAAGAGCCTTTCTAAATTAATTAGCAGCCGTACGTGACTAGTGAATAGTGTATTTAGGACTTTGCCAAACGTAGAGATCTGAAATGTGCATTTGTTCAAACTTCAAATCGAAAatcattaaaaggaaaaaagagggAATGGAGAAGAAAATTACAAGTGGAGAATCATTCCGTTTAAGTAATCATCAATTGAGATCGATGAAAAAACCCTCATTAATAGGAACAAGAACGCTAATTGTTCTACTTAATACATCACTACACATTAGGTAATTGTAGGTGTGATGAGATAGTATCTAGGGTAATTAGTAGCTTGACTACATTTAGGACTCTAATTAACTAGATAACTTCTTTTAACAATTGATCCTAAATAACTTTAATATACAAAGACAGTTTTGCCCTTACCTGCTTCTTCTACAACTTGATTATTGCCGCGTCACTCGTCATTAACAATTTACACAAATATGTAAATTGGAGAGCTACTTTCGCTTTCAGTAAAGTTCAAAAGCATGTTGATTGATGTGAACTTTTAAATTTAAgtattaaaataatactcctagTTTATcgtaatttaattaaaaaattatcattttaagatctaaaaataaaatagttttggAGAATCTTACTAACTTAATTGATTGATTACTTGAATTCATGAACAACTTAAATTACTAATACGGAATTTCTATAAGCTTATCGAacagaagaaaataaataaaagtacgGTATTTGTTATTGCTGCAGATAGAAAAAGCACCTGGTTCCAAATAAGTCCCAAATTTGGGTCAATATAATCAGGCTTAAAGGCTGCTTCTTTGACGAACTCGCTATTTTCATCTCCGCCAATCATGACTAATTCCCACCATTTTTAAAGAGGAACGAACTGTAAATCCAAAGCAAAAGCCTGAAAAAGCAGAGAAAAATGAATGGAAGACCAGTACTTTTTGGCTCTAGTTTAAAGAACAAGGGAATGGGTATTCAGCTAAGTTTTCAGTTGCTGGTTGCGATTATCACTGCGGTTTTAGTTCTTACGGCTTTGTCGATGTCCAGAGGGATTAGTCAAGCTCCAAAGTTAGTCGAGAAGCAGACCCAGATAAGCTCGTTATCTAGCTGTAATTTCTATTCTGGTAAATGGGTATTTGATAATCAATCTCGCCCTCTTTATAACGGGACAAATTGTTCGTTCATGGATGATGGAATGGCTTGTCAGAAGTTTGGGAGAAAGAATCTTAACTATCTCTACTGGAAATGGCAACCCAATGATTGTGACCTTCCAAGGTAGAGTATTATTcagtttttcttcaattttatgcTACTTTCTGTTCTGGGTATTTGATTGTAGTTCTTGATTTTGCGAAGATTTAATGCTACGGCGATGTTGGAGAAGTTGAGGAACAAAAGGGTTGTTTATGTGGGAGATTCACTCAATAGGAATCAATGGGTTTCAATGGTCTGCATATTAGAATCAGAAATTCCTAGTCATCTCAAATATGTTAACTATAATGGCTCTTTGGTCACCTTTAAAGCTATTGTGAGTTTCGAAAATTGCTTCTCCAATACGCTACCTTGTTCTTCTCCTTGAACTTTGCTTGCAGTTCTAattagtagtttttttttttgtatttttacattaatgaaggaATACAATGCTACTATTGATTTCTACTGGGCACCATTATTAGTTGAATCAAATTGCGACGATCCATCATTTCATCGTGTGGAAGAGCGCATAGTGAGAATCGATTCAATAGAAAAGCATGCCAGAATTTGGAAAGATGCTGATGTGCTTGTTTTTAATTCATATCTATGGTGGAGATTGAATTTGAAGGTTCTGTGAGTACACTTTTTGCAACCTTTGTCCATTCATAAGAAAATTATGATTCTTCATTTCAAGATTTTAGGCACAAGATAGATGTTCGTTAATTATGATAGAGATTGTGTAATTTCAGGTGGGGATCTTTTGAAAGTGCAAATGCAAAGTATGAATATTTGGGGATGCTGCGTACATACGAGTTGGGGCTACAGACATGGGCAGATTGGTTGGATACTCATGTTAATCGCACCAAGACTCGAGTTTTCTTTGTTAGCTTATCACCTACTCACAACAggtatataatatatttctcaaatttACTCTTACTATTCAAATTAGTGTAGTGTTAATTAAGCGTGATCAGGAGATAATGGTTTGTTTAAGCAAATGGTCGGTATAATTAAAGCTATTTTGAAAGTAGTATAATGGACTCATTGTTTTGACAAAATGAGTTCATTTATGAAGAACCTTTCCAACTTTAGTGCCTTCAACAACCCTTTCAAAAAGAATTTGTTAGTTGCATCTTTGAATGCATCCATTATTGATTCCTTTTGTAAACCGAAACCAAGCATGGGGATGGCAAGTCCATGAAAATAAGTATAAATAAGTTGTAGCTGATGTCAAGCTCCGTGTAGGAACAAGTCTTCGAATGATATGAGATCATGTCATGAATCATCTTTTATTCTTTGACTTTGGCTTTATACATTGTATATACATCTAGTTGGTTTCTGACTTTGAATTAGTTTATTGAGTCGTACGAgtactaattatatatttgaagCATAAAATGGCAGAGGAGAAGATTGGGGGAAGGCAAATGGTCAGAATTGCTACGATGAAACAGAGCCGATTTCTAATAGAGAGTATTGGGGATCAGACTCAGATCCAGAGATGATGAAATTGGTGGAAGTGGCCATCAACAAACTGAATGAGAAGAGTGGTTTCGAAGTTGAGCTGCTCAACATTACTCAACTTTCCGAATATAGAAAGGAAGGTCATTCATCAATATACAGAAAGCACTGGGATCCTCTGACCAAAGAACAATTGGCAAATCCAAGTAGTTATGCAGATTGTATACATTGGTGCCTTCCTGGAGTTCCTGATATTtggaatcattttttatatgcaCACCTTCTTTACTTGTGATTCATACACAATGAGACTAATTGGTACAAAATAGTACAAAAAAAGCTTATATATACATgttaatatcaaatcaaataatgCAAGAATTGTTTTTGTAGTTGTATTCTCACTTTAAGTTGTGATTCTTGTAGCTAAATGAattgtgtcattctttttataacaacctaaaaaggaaaatagacaTTCTACAggacaattttgtgtcctacgtggcccttatatatattatgtcatgtaggacgtgtgtgtctacttgttcaattctaTACAAGTTTAATTATCTACTTGTACACACCCAAAATTGGAGGGTATAGATATAAGTTAAAGACAAGTAAAGGGTCTATTTATGTGTTATATGCCTAATAGCAAGAAATCCTACCCAAGACTAACTTAAGTGGATTCCTCCCAACTTTGTCCATAATGCTTCATCCAATTGATTTTAATAAGCAAATGCTGCACTCATAGCTAAGTGAAAGTGTTGGAATAAGCAAACGCATAAATTTCTTCTTTCTACTCATTTTGAAAAGTCTATAAACTCCATCACTCTCTGTTCCCTATAAATAGCAACCTTACCATCACTCCTAAATAATCACACACAAGAACAAAATTATGTTTTGGGGAGTGGTTTTGTTTTGTGTGTTGTCTCTAAGAGGAGCATTGACACAAGATGTTGGTGGTCTTATTAGTAAAGACATATTTGAGAGAATGCTATTGCATCGCAACGATGCCAACTGTAATGGCAAAGGATTCTACACTTATGATGCTTTTATAACAGCTGCAAGGTCCTTTGGTGCTTTTGGAACTACTGGAAACACCAACACTCGTAAGAAGGAAATCGCTGCATTTTTGGCTCAAACTTCTCTTGAAACTACCGGTACTATTATCTTAAATAATTATCCCTTTTCTGATTGAACATCCATTTTGTTAGatgtcaattttttaaaacttgagGCGTGTCAATTGACATACAAATTTACTAGCTCTTTACAAAATCGATAAAGAATAACTCATTAGTATAAAGTTTTAGAAGTCGTTTTTACTAATCAACGAGGAACACTTTCTTTTGAGATGTTATTTACAACTTTTTTAACAACGTGACATCCACAACTATGTATTATTGTATATACAAGCATGAGAAAATTAACGTTATTTCCAAGTGTGAAACCAATtattactaattaaattaatctatatataattagtatgaattatgttgataattagGGGGGTGGCCAACAGCTCCGGATGGTCCATTTTCATGGGGATATTGCTTCAAGCAAGAACGAGGTACCCCTCCAGATTACTGTGTTGCAAATCAACAGTGGCCTTGTGCTCCTGGTAAAAAATACTTCGGTCGAGGTCCTATCCAAATATCCTAgtaagtataattttttgtaccaatttatctattttattttttaagtcacGACAATGAATTTATCTAAACCTAGTACTTCCCACACAAATAGTAGGTCTAAACtcatgataattttaaaattatataataagtTCAATAAATCTTTAAAGATTGAAACTATAGATCTAAGATCCTGAATCCGCCTCTGTAAATAATCAACTCAACTATCAATTCTGTGATATGCAGCAACTACAACTATGGACCAGCAGGAAAAGCCATAGGAGTTGATTTGTTAAGAAATCCAGATGCTGTTGCAAATGATCCAGTAGTTTCATTTAAGACAGCCTTGTGGTTCTGGATGACAGCCCAACGACCAAAGCCATCGGCCCATTATGTTATTACTGGTAGATGGAGACCAACAGGAGCTGATTTGTCTGCTGGTCGCGTCTCTGGCTATGGTTTAATCACCAACATCATTAATGGAGGAATAGAATGTGGAAAAGGTTCTAATCAAAATATGGAGAATAGAATTGGGTTTTACAAGAGATATTGCCAAATTCTTGGAGTCAATCCTGGCGTCAATTTGGATTGTGCTAAACAAACGCCTTTTGGGCAGTAAAATAAACTACTACTACAAGTTATATAGTCAAATAATGTTTCACTGCTTTGTGTTTAATGTATCTTATCTTGGTGATGATTGGTGAGAAATATGTCATCGAAAATATTATATGATAAAAGAAAGTTATATTTTCAGAGgaatttaacatattatttaCTATGCATTTCTTTTATAATAACAAATCAATCAATGCTTATTAGATAGAGTAAATTTCAATTTATCTTTTGAATTATTAGCGACTGATACATAGAACTTGAActctaattaaaatttagaCTACAGTAACAGAACTtatgaaaaggaaaatagaCAATAAATGGACAACATCAAGATTAATTCCACAAAGAAAGGACGAACgagagtttatttttatttgagaaaataagCATTTTCAAAAGACCGTTTTTATAAAGATGAACTTGTTGTGccaaaaaaaactaataatgtGTATATTTCCAGGGGATCTTTATACAAATAGGTTGTTGAATTCATTGTTTACTTTTTCTAGTCGATgtatataaattatacattattatatatgaattaacatatattatacatttgACGACTCtctttaatttaaagaatgagCCGCTAATTAAGTTATTTCTTCAGTTTCCACTTGGTGCGTATATAGCCAGTTAGCCACTAACATGCTTCccaattcaaaatcattttttgttgaCAAAAGTAGTTTCTCTctctactactactactaatcAATTCTAATTGATCCATGTGTGATCTGTTGTACTATATATTTTGGGCTTCGAGTTTCAATCCCCGTAAGGCCCAGTGGGCCGGGGGctgttaaaaaagaaaatgggcCTTTTGCAATCCAATGGGCCTATATGGGCCAAAATGACCCGTATCTGTACTCAGCATTTTTCTTCTTTGGCATGACAGAGATCGAAATGATAAACCCTTGCAGAACCCTAATTTAGTGTACACAGAAGGAGGAACTGTTAGAGTTTGAGTAACAAGAAGACGAAGAAGCAGCTGAGAAAATGGGGAAACTGCCACCTTCCTTAAGGTCAGCTAACTTTGCTGTAAACACTCTCATCAAAACTCCATCTCCATCTCCACCTCCAACCTCAAAACCCCATTATTATCCCAAAAAATCACAATCACCCAAGAAAAAACCCACATCAAATACTGAACCCCAACTTCCATCATCTATTTTAGCATTTGATTCAACATCTCTTTCAGATGCTAAAACCCTTTTCAATTCTCTAATTTCCAATTCAAGAAACCCCACTTCAgacaataaattttataatgcAGTTCTTCAATCATTTTCCTCCAATTCAACTCTCcaagattcaatctttttcCTTAATCACATGATCAAGGTTCACCCTCCTTTCTCCCCTGACAGGTTTACATACCATGTTCTCCTCATCCAATCTTGTAAGTCTgttgacctttctttatccccTGTTCATCAGGTTCTTAATCTTATGACTACCAATGGTTTCCCTCCTAATAAGGTCTCCACAGACATTGCTGTGAGGACCCTTTGCTCTTCGGGCCACGAAGAGCAAGCCATTGAGCTGGTGAAAGAGCTTTCATCCAAAGACTCTCCGCCTGATACGTATACTTATAATTTTATTGTTAGGCATTTATGCAAGAACAGGCCTTTGAGTACTATGAATAACTTTATTAAAGAAATGAGGGAGGGTTTTGATATAAAACCTGATCTTGTTACATATACAATTATGATTGACAATGTTTGTAATAGTAAAAATCTTAGGGAGGCGACTCGATTGTTGGAGGTTTTGAGTGAGGAAGGCTACAAGCCTGATTGCTATGTTTATAATACAATCATGAAGGGTTATTGTATGTTAAGTCAAGGGGGCGAAGTGTTAGGTGTATACAAGAAAATGCAGGAGGAAGGAGTAAAGCCTGACCTTGTGACATATAATACATTGATATATGGATTGTCTAAGTCGGGAAGGGTTAAAGATGCTAAGAAGTTTTTGAATGTTATGATGGAGGAAGGCCATGTTCCAGATGCAGTCACGTATACTTCGTTAATGAATGGGATGTGTAGAGAAGCAGATCCATTAGGGGCAGTGGCTTTGTTGGAGAAAATGGAAGCACGGGGCTGTGCTCCTAATTCGTGTACATATAATACATTGCTTCATGGGTTATGTAAGGGAAGATTGTTGGATAAGGGAATGAAACTGTATGATGTTATGAAGCAGAATAGTACGAAGCTTGAAACAGGATCTTATGGAACTTTTCTGAGAGCACTCTGTCGGAATGGCAGAGTAGCAGAAGCTTATGACGTTTTTGATTATGCAATAGAGAGCAAGAGTTTGACTGATGTTGCTGCGTACACAACATTGGAGAGTACTTTGAAGTGGCTTAAGAAGGCTAGAGAGCAGGGACTTGTCATTTGATCCCCATTACTGGTATTCTGATTCATCTGAAGTGTTTTAGTTATTCATGGGCATTGTTAATCTTGCTTAGAGATTTGTCACTTCTCCAAGTGCTCCTCTATGAGCTTAAGAAGTATAATCTTCTCATCATTTGATCCTTTTTATGTACTTTTTCATGTTATGAAATACACAGGAGTGTTTGAATTTATTATACATATGGCAGGAAGTATGTGTCTGAATTAATTGTAaatattgttgacacccaattttgaccctccccaatataaattgatcatcgagcttcctaaattctaaacgatttgaaataattggctttataaaattcaaaaatagtttgcaagttattttaaatagttttgtcacttattttataaattttagatGATGTacatgttttacataattatgtatataattagtatattttatgattatccgaaagttgtcaaaaaaaaaaaaaataataaaaaaaaataattattattattatattttaaatattaggaaTGGTTATAgttttgatttaataaattttatgaaattcaaaatactttcaagttatttttttaaaaataattttatcactttttaataataagtatgtatatttttgcaatcacgccattttataaatatttaaaaattatcacaaaagattttacattttagttaaatattttatcaatttgcTTTAAGTTATAGCTataatttcgagttaattagttttgtaattgaattaatcaatttataattaagttcattatttttattttgttgagattaagaaactcattaattaattatattaattcgtcttatttggCTTTTTAGTCGAATCACCAATTAAACTCAATTTGGCAAACTTGTCAATTTTCATAGGCCATAATTGCAATTCTTGTGACTATTTCCTAATTTGCAAAACCTATCCACATTTTGACCCTATTTTCAGCCAAGAAACGGGCCAAATTTCACTTCATCCTTTAAGCCCACTTAGCAGCCCACCAAAAGAAACCCATTCCAAACAACAACTCAACAATTCCAATTCAATATCCCTTTTCAGCAGTCCACCAAATAACCTGCGCCCAGCCCAATTTTCAACACCAAAACCGACCCCATCCCCCTTTCCCTTCCAAGTTCCAAAGCATACAGTAGTACATACACGATTCCAGACGACCCCTGtgtccatttttcttcttcttcacgtgAAAATCCCGGCAGATCCGGCGAGAAATTCGCGAAATCACCCATACCTTGCAACAGTCGTCCCATCCCCTCTTTCCCGTTTCAGAAATTTCCATCACCTTTATTGTGGTCTCGAAAATAGCATAAGGGATGGAAAACTTTGTTTGAATTCTCAATGGTTTTCCCCCTCCCCAAAAAAAAGAAACGACTCTTTCTCTTCTATATATTCCCTCTTTCAATCCTTATTATGgggggaagaaaaaaaaaaaagaaaagaaaagctaAGTATTGAGAGGAAGAAATAGATCTAAAACAAAAAATCTTTGAAATTGTTCTTGATCGTTTTGTCTTGTTCATTCGAGTTTTTCGGAGTCGTGTTTCGGTGGAAGAATCGCTGCCTTCCTTTGCTCGTTGTCTCAATCGCTGCTCCAAGAAAGGTGACTTCGCCTCCTCTaacattctatttttttttttatggtgtGTTGTGTTCGATACTTGATATGGAGTTTGTTATTAAGAATGTTTGGTTCCCCTGGTTTTAGGCTTTTGCTTTAGTACTGATTTCctgtgcattttttttttagcaGTAGGCATGATTCAGGCATCAACGAAGTCACTTTAGTATTATATGTTAGTTGTTATATTCATTAGcttaaattttgtatctatGAAGCAAGCTAATTTGCCACTCGGTGTTGCTCGTATGTTTTAGCACTGATTTTCCTTACTTTGTTCTCATTAGTAAACCTTTTATCTTGATAGTCTTGTTGTTCAAgctcataaaaataattaggagGTCATGGGATTTTACTTCAACAATTACTAAAGTAGTttcattattgttgttatttctGCATATGTTTCCCAGTGAGCTTAGGAATATGTTTTGTTTCTCTTGAttgcttttcttttcttcacttGTCCAACTTAAGTGAACTTGTTTTCTTCTCTGTTTTGAACATGTCCAGTTGCAGCTTTATGTTATTCATAATTTGCTatcttttctctttattttacaCTATTTAAGTCCTTATACTGCTACTAATTCGAATTTAAGATAGATTATGTAGCCATCCTTTTGTATACGTGTCcgtcttttaatatatttacttGCAATCTGAGCTTGTTGTTGCCTacaatattattaaaaagaGTACTAATTAAAATTACTATGTCCATTTGCTCCATTATCTTGTGAAATCTCATCTTCTCCATACTAATTCTTATCATATGTTGTGCATGAACGAACCTCCTCGCATGAGTCCATTGGGACTCCGTCTCCTATCGCATATCTCCTAAGTTGGGCCAAGCC
The Solanum stenotomum isolate F172 chromosome 12, ASM1918654v1, whole genome shotgun sequence DNA segment above includes these coding regions:
- the LOC125846797 gene encoding protein trichome birefringence-like 34 produces the protein MNGRPVLFGSSLKNKGMGIQLSFQLLVAIITAVLVLTALSMSRGISQAPKLVEKQTQISSLSSCNFYSGKWVFDNQSRPLYNGTNCSFMDDGMACQKFGRKNLNYLYWKWQPNDCDLPRFNATAMLEKLRNKRVVYVGDSLNRNQWVSMVCILESEIPSHLKYVNYNGSLVTFKAIEYNATIDFYWAPLLVESNCDDPSFHRVEERIVRIDSIEKHARIWKDADVLVFNSYLWWRLNLKVLWGSFESANAKYEYLGMLRTYELGLQTWADWLDTHVNRTKTRVFFVSLSPTHNRGEDWGKANGQNCYDETEPISNREYWGSDSDPEMMKLVEVAINKLNEKSGFEVELLNITQLSEYRKEGHSSIYRKHWDPLTKEQLANPSSYADCIHWCLPGVPDIWNHFLYAHLLYL
- the LOC125846801 gene encoding basic endochitinase-like, translated to MFWGVVLFCVLSLRGALTQDVGGLISKDIFERMLLHRNDANCNGKGFYTYDAFITAARSFGAFGTTGNTNTRKKEIAAFLAQTSLETTGGWPTAPDGPFSWGYCFKQERGTPPDYCVANQQWPCAPGKKYFGRGPIQISYNYNYGPAGKAIGVDLLRNPDAVANDPVVSFKTALWFWMTAQRPKPSAHYVITGRWRPTGADLSAGRVSGYGLITNIINGGIECGKGSNQNMENRIGFYKRYCQILGVNPGVNLDCAKQTPFGQ
- the LOC125846793 gene encoding pentatricopeptide repeat-containing protein At2g17670-like, which produces MGKLPPSLRSANFAVNTLIKTPSPSPPPTSKPHYYPKKSQSPKKKPTSNTEPQLPSSILAFDSTSLSDAKTLFNSLISNSRNPTSDNKFYNAVLQSFSSNSTLQDSIFFLNHMIKVHPPFSPDRFTYHVLLIQSCKSVDLSLSPVHQVLNLMTTNGFPPNKVSTDIAVRTLCSSGHEEQAIELVKELSSKDSPPDTYTYNFIVRHLCKNRPLSTMNNFIKEMREGFDIKPDLVTYTIMIDNVCNSKNLREATRLLEVLSEEGYKPDCYVYNTIMKGYCMLSQGGEVLGVYKKMQEEGVKPDLVTYNTLIYGLSKSGRVKDAKKFLNVMMEEGHVPDAVTYTSLMNGMCREADPLGAVALLEKMEARGCAPNSCTYNTLLHGLCKGRLLDKGMKLYDVMKQNSTKLETGSYGTFLRALCRNGRVAEAYDVFDYAIESKSLTDVAAYTTLESTLKWLKKAREQGLVI